One window of Chryseobacterium sp. JJR-5R genomic DNA carries:
- a CDS encoding M13 family metallopeptidase translates to MKKINIGILALSGLVFLNSCGAAKTAGSQKPEPIKEVVSEPVKKEEIKEEGINLSYMDKSIRPQDDFFSYVNGNWVKTTQIPSDKASWGSFNALRENVDDSSLDILNKILSENYTAGSEGQKIQNLYASFMDIDKRNAEGLAPIKGDLAKIDAIKNLNDLQKYLLEATKLGDNSFYGWRVGADMKNSKMNAVYLGGPDLGLGRDYYQKVNEANTKTLAEYQAYVGKLFGVLGYKNADAASKNVVDFEKQLANYLLTLEQNRDANLRYNPKNVSELPALVKNINLAKYLKEAGVNTDKVIVGELKYYQNMDSFLTQKNLPLLKDYLKYHLINGNASNLDEKLEQVRFDFYSKYLQGQKEQRPMNKRGLSLVNSVLGEAFGKLYVEKYFTPEAKQQMETYIDYILKSFKTHIDDMDWMSPATKVKAQEKLSKFTVKIAYPDKWKDYSELNVEAPKQGATLYSNLQNVSAWQYQRSLDKVGKPVDRTEWGMTPQTVNAYYSGSNNEIVFPAAILQPPFYNPKADAAVNFGGIGAVIGHEISHGFDDSGSRFDGDGNLNNWWTDEDRKNFDAKVGQLAAQYSAYEPVKGSFVNGKFTSGENIGDLGGVAVAYDALQMYLKDHGNPGLISGFNQDQRFFMSWATVWRTKSTDQYMTNQVKTDPHSPGVFRAFGPLVNQDGFIKAFDIKPGDKMYKAPQDRIKIW, encoded by the coding sequence ATGAAAAAGATAAATATCGGAATACTGGCCTTATCAGGGCTTGTATTTTTAAACTCATGCGGTGCAGCCAAAACGGCCGGCAGTCAAAAACCCGAACCTATTAAAGAAGTAGTATCAGAGCCGGTGAAAAAAGAAGAAATAAAAGAAGAAGGAATCAATTTGTCCTATATGGATAAAAGTATCCGCCCGCAGGATGACTTTTTCAGCTATGTCAACGGAAATTGGGTGAAAACCACGCAGATTCCTTCTGATAAAGCCAGTTGGGGTTCCTTTAATGCCCTGAGAGAAAATGTAGACGATTCTTCTCTGGATATTTTAAATAAAATTTTATCCGAAAATTACACGGCAGGTTCCGAAGGACAGAAAATCCAAAACCTGTATGCGTCTTTTATGGATATAGATAAAAGAAATGCAGAAGGCCTGGCTCCGATAAAAGGAGACCTGGCAAAGATCGATGCCATCAAAAACCTGAATGACCTTCAGAAGTATCTGCTGGAAGCCACAAAACTGGGTGATAATTCATTCTATGGCTGGAGAGTCGGCGCAGATATGAAAAATTCCAAGATGAATGCCGTGTATCTTGGCGGCCCTGATCTTGGTTTGGGGAGAGATTACTACCAGAAAGTAAATGAAGCCAATACCAAAACGTTAGCAGAGTACCAGGCATACGTGGGGAAATTATTCGGTGTTTTGGGATATAAAAATGCTGATGCTGCCTCAAAAAATGTCGTTGATTTTGAAAAACAGCTGGCCAATTATCTGCTGACGCTTGAGCAGAACAGGGATGCAAATTTAAGGTACAATCCGAAAAATGTATCTGAACTTCCTGCTTTGGTTAAAAATATCAACCTGGCAAAATACCTGAAAGAGGCCGGAGTAAATACTGATAAAGTAATCGTCGGCGAACTGAAGTATTACCAGAACATGGATTCGTTCCTGACACAGAAAAACCTTCCCCTGCTGAAAGATTACCTCAAATACCATCTGATTAACGGCAATGCAAGCAATCTGGATGAAAAACTGGAACAGGTGAGGTTTGATTTTTATTCCAAATATCTTCAGGGACAGAAAGAACAGCGCCCGATGAATAAGAGAGGCCTTTCTCTCGTCAACAGTGTTCTCGGGGAAGCTTTCGGTAAACTCTATGTTGAGAAATACTTTACGCCTGAAGCGAAACAGCAGATGGAAACCTATATTGATTACATCCTGAAATCATTCAAGACCCATATTGATGACATGGACTGGATGTCTCCGGCTACCAAAGTAAAAGCACAGGAGAAATTATCCAAGTTCACGGTAAAAATCGCATATCCTGATAAATGGAAAGACTACAGCGAGCTGAATGTAGAAGCCCCGAAACAGGGAGCTACCTTATATTCCAACCTTCAGAATGTATCTGCATGGCAATACCAGAGAAGCCTTGATAAAGTAGGGAAGCCTGTTGACCGGACAGAATGGGGCATGACTCCGCAGACGGTAAACGCTTATTACAGCGGTTCAAATAACGAAATCGTTTTCCCGGCAGCCATCCTTCAGCCTCCGTTTTACAACCCTAAAGCAGATGCTGCCGTGAATTTCGGCGGGATCGGAGCCGTAATCGGGCATGAGATTTCTCACGGTTTTGATGACAGCGGTTCCAGGTTTGACGGTGACGGTAACCTTAACAACTGGTGGACCGATGAAGACCGTAAGAATTTTGATGCAAAAGTAGGGCAGCTGGCAGCACAGTACAGCGCTTACGAGCCCGTGAAAGGAAGTTTTGTCAACGGTAAATTCACCAGCGGTGAAAATATCGGCGACCTGGGCGGCGTCGCGGTGGCGTATGATGCCCTTCAGATGTACCTTAAAGATCACGGGAATCCCGGACTGATCAGCGGTTTCAATCAGGACCAGCGGTTCTTTATGAGCTGGGCAACGGTCTGGCGTACAAAATCCACAGACCAGTATATGACCAACCAGGTGAAGACGGATCCGCATTCCCCGGGTGTGTTCAGGGCTTTCGGGCCGTTGGTGAACCAGGATGGATTCATCAAAGCATTCGATATCAAGCCCGGAGATAAAATGTATAAAGCCCCTCAGGACAGGATAAAAATCTGGTAA
- a CDS encoding type VI secretion system contractile sheath small subunit, with protein MAMFNYGVGGNEIKVDANEAIQNIQENKSLIVSQLTTDESYVPEIVTGLKTMDDVFRHFQPSVSVQHEAEDGNVVEEEFRFQSLSDFTPKSLTQKSDYLQQLSIEQEQYNKIVRQLKTNKILRNMLENDQTRAAFVEVLKEVAQELEK; from the coding sequence ATGGCAATGTTTAATTATGGCGTTGGCGGAAACGAAATAAAAGTGGACGCTAATGAAGCTATTCAGAACATACAGGAAAATAAATCGCTGATCGTAAGCCAGCTTACTACCGATGAATCTTATGTCCCTGAAATTGTAACCGGCTTAAAAACAATGGATGATGTCTTCAGGCATTTCCAGCCTTCTGTGAGCGTACAGCACGAAGCGGAAGACGGCAATGTGGTAGAAGAAGAGTTCCGTTTCCAGAGTCTCAGCGACTTCACTCCCAAAAGTCTTACCCAGAAATCAGATTATTTACAGCAGCTCAGCATTGAGCAGGAACAGTACAATAAAATCGTACGCCAGCTGAAAACCAATAAAATTCTGCGTAATATGCTGGAAAATGACCAGACAAGGGCGGCGTTTGTCGAAGTGTTAAAAGAAGTGGCTCAGGAACTTGAAAAATAA
- a CDS encoding DUF5458 family protein — translation MDSKLQAAENQQQQGQQQHAGQPKGNPVAELNKIGGFGFVESVVDGIANMNPTRKARKEIFLTDSNKAEERKELLQKINLWVDLLEGNESADKMADMCKNKAQSAEQNLKLNLKNTLDTVRELETNYRTVAQFYKNTELDKVDNVSIVNASLDQVSDLDNPVFIDAISEEFKNYYDRLDLRDNYSILAIPGYLGSNKVIEKWAKICNENKVMMVTDFANLDKPDDVVDLFHSANLTGGELHRSNVIMTCNWLVGRGKAEEIGEEENVELPPSTSLAGKIHKTLMSQVAAGKKHGNINEVDAVKFELKKSEISQLEKMGLVPMVNEYGKIMAFSAKTLFTGDNIGLQTYSVVRVFDYVTKVLLDFLNRRAFENWNAKNEDDLRRQVVQFLDNIKGPDKLIEKFKIVRFEQDRVNKDRVWLDIRLTPYFPTKSFVIKLDGHKGDDGNEWDAQYTQE, via the coding sequence ATGGACAGTAAATTACAGGCAGCTGAAAACCAGCAACAGCAGGGACAACAGCAACATGCAGGTCAGCCAAAAGGTAATCCGGTTGCCGAACTCAATAAAATAGGAGGTTTTGGTTTTGTAGAATCCGTTGTAGACGGCATCGCTAATATGAACCCCACCAGAAAAGCAAGGAAAGAAATTTTTCTTACAGACAGCAATAAAGCAGAAGAACGTAAAGAACTGCTTCAGAAAATAAACCTTTGGGTGGATCTTCTGGAAGGCAACGAATCTGCGGATAAAATGGCAGATATGTGTAAAAACAAAGCACAGTCTGCAGAGCAGAATTTAAAGCTCAATCTTAAAAATACCCTTGATACCGTTCGTGAACTGGAAACCAACTACAGAACGGTCGCCCAGTTTTACAAAAACACAGAACTGGATAAAGTGGATAATGTAAGCATCGTCAATGCAAGCCTTGATCAGGTTTCAGACTTGGACAATCCTGTTTTCATCGATGCAATTTCGGAAGAATTTAAAAATTACTATGACCGTCTTGACCTCAGGGATAATTATTCCATCCTTGCGATTCCTGGGTATCTGGGATCCAATAAAGTTATTGAAAAGTGGGCAAAGATCTGTAATGAGAACAAAGTGATGATGGTTACGGATTTTGCCAATCTTGACAAGCCGGATGATGTAGTAGACTTATTCCATTCGGCAAACCTCACAGGCGGTGAGCTGCACAGAAGTAACGTGATTATGACGTGTAACTGGCTTGTAGGCCGTGGAAAAGCAGAAGAAATAGGCGAGGAGGAAAATGTAGAGCTTCCGCCTTCCACTTCACTGGCAGGAAAGATCCATAAAACGCTGATGTCTCAGGTAGCTGCAGGTAAAAAGCATGGAAACATCAACGAAGTGGATGCTGTAAAATTCGAGCTTAAAAAGAGCGAGATTTCCCAGCTGGAAAAAATGGGACTGGTTCCCATGGTCAACGAATACGGGAAAATCATGGCATTCTCTGCAAAAACATTATTTACAGGAGATAATATCGGTCTTCAGACCTATTCCGTAGTGCGTGTATTCGACTATGTAACCAAAGTATTACTGGATTTCCTCAATAGAAGAGCATTCGAAAACTGGAATGCGAAGAATGAGGATGATTTAAGAAGACAGGTAGTTCAGTTCTTAGACAATATCAAAGGACCTGATAAACTGATTGAAAAATTTAAGATCGTCCGCTTCGAGCAGGACAGGGTCAATAAAGACAGGGTGTGGCTGGATATCCGTTTAACTCCTTATTTCCCTACCAAAAGTTTTGTTATTAAACTTGACGGGCACAAAGGAGATGACGGAAACGAATGGGATGCACAATACACTCAGGAATAA
- the mutY gene encoding A/G-specific adenine glycosylase, with translation MEKTKEDSNFKQIGSKLLSWYKINARDLPFRQTRDPYKIWICEIVFQQTRISQGLGHYNNFVGRFPDVKTLADAEEDEVLLYWKGLGYYSRALNIHKAAQQIMNDYQGAFPDQYEEILKLKGVGKYTAAAVSSICFDGKMPAVDGNFYRVLSRVFADDFDISGSRAFTYFSELAQLVLPENVGDFNQAMMDLGSEICKPKNPLCHECPLREDCLAFSLSRVSEFPVKTKKAKVQDLHLKYYFVHRNGQFLIRQRKDDFIWKKLFEFPDEIPEELMPFIRSVRTMQHKLTHKNLSLEIFNVEIDSQSVWDHFIAGNQYIITDDAGSHEKSFPKPLENYIRSRREELFF, from the coding sequence TTGGAAAAGACAAAAGAAGATTCAAACTTTAAGCAGATAGGCAGTAAACTTCTGTCATGGTATAAAATAAATGCCAGGGATCTCCCGTTCAGGCAGACCAGGGATCCTTATAAAATCTGGATCTGTGAAATTGTTTTTCAGCAGACCAGGATCAGCCAGGGGCTCGGCCACTACAATAATTTTGTCGGAAGGTTTCCGGATGTGAAAACTTTGGCAGATGCTGAAGAGGATGAGGTCCTGTTGTACTGGAAAGGGTTGGGCTACTATTCAAGAGCCCTTAATATTCACAAGGCTGCACAGCAGATTATGAATGATTACCAAGGTGCTTTTCCGGATCAGTATGAAGAGATTTTAAAGCTGAAAGGCGTAGGGAAGTATACAGCAGCAGCCGTTTCCAGTATTTGTTTTGACGGTAAGATGCCAGCTGTTGACGGTAATTTTTACCGTGTGCTCAGTCGAGTCTTTGCTGATGATTTTGATATTTCAGGCTCCCGCGCGTTTACTTATTTTTCAGAATTGGCACAGCTGGTTCTTCCGGAAAATGTCGGGGATTTTAACCAGGCCATGATGGACCTGGGCTCGGAAATATGCAAGCCGAAAAATCCACTCTGCCATGAATGCCCTCTGCGTGAAGACTGCCTGGCTTTTTCATTAAGCAGGGTTTCGGAATTTCCGGTAAAAACAAAAAAAGCAAAGGTTCAGGATCTTCATCTCAAATATTACTTTGTTCACAGGAACGGGCAGTTTTTAATCCGGCAGCGGAAAGATGATTTCATCTGGAAAAAGCTGTTTGAGTTCCCTGATGAAATTCCGGAAGAGCTGATGCCTTTTATCCGGAGTGTACGGACTATGCAGCATAAGCTTACCCACAAAAACCTGAGCCTGGAAATTTTTAATGTTGAAATTGATTCCCAATCGGTTTGGGACCATTTTATTGCTGGAAACCAGTATATTATTACTGATGATGCCGGCTCTCATGAAAAGTCATTCCCGAAACCGCTGGAAAATTATATACGGAGCAGGCGCGAAGAATTGTTTTTTTAA
- the gldD gene encoding gliding motility lipoprotein GldD: MFKNALFIFAALLLVACGKDPVPKPYGELRLEYPAPKYQKFENSCSYTFEYSDFAKMTDAKKPCWYYLNYPKMKAKIFVTYYPIQNDFADHIREAEKMVYEHTIKASAIDTKSFEYPGKKVYGNFYELKGQSASNLQFYITDSTKHFVTAYLYFNTRPKPDSLAPAVDYIKKDMKHLLDTFEWKN; encoded by the coding sequence ATGTTTAAAAATGCCCTTTTTATTTTTGCAGCCCTGCTTCTGGTAGCCTGCGGAAAAGATCCGGTACCAAAGCCTTACGGGGAACTGCGGCTGGAATATCCGGCACCGAAATACCAGAAATTTGAGAACAGTTGTTCCTATACGTTTGAATATTCTGATTTTGCAAAAATGACAGATGCCAAAAAGCCCTGCTGGTATTACCTGAACTATCCCAAAATGAAAGCCAAGATTTTCGTGACGTATTACCCGATACAGAATGATTTTGCCGATCACATCCGGGAAGCCGAAAAAATGGTGTACGAGCATACCATTAAAGCAAGTGCCATTGACACAAAGTCTTTTGAATATCCTGGTAAAAAAGTCTACGGAAACTTTTATGAACTGAAGGGGCAGAGTGCGTCTAACCTGCAGTTCTATATTACAGACAGCACGAAACATTTCGTAACGGCTTATTTATATTTTAACACAAGGCCGAAGCCAGATTCTCTGGCTCCTGCAGTGGATTATATCAAGAAAGATATGAAGCACCTGCTGGATACCTTTGAATGGAAAAATTAA
- a CDS encoding PfkB family carbohydrate kinase: MKLLVVGSVAFDAIETPFGKTDKILGGAATYIGITSSVLGVKSGIVSVVGGDFPQEHLDMFTDRDINIEGIEIVKEGKTFFWSGKYHNDLNTRDTLATEVNVLENFDPKIPESMQDAEILLLGNLHPGVQLSVLEKMHNRPKLVILDTMNFWMDSAWDILMDMIAKTDVITINDEEARQLSGEYSLVKAAKKIHGMGPEYVIIKKGEHGALLFHDDKIFAIPALPLEEVFDPTGAGDTFAGGFAAYLAKKGKTDFETMKSALIVGSAMASFTVEKFGTERIQEVNEKDMFERLRQFKELTTFDIELQ; the protein is encoded by the coding sequence ATGAAACTTTTAGTTGTAGGAAGTGTTGCATTTGATGCTATTGAAACGCCGTTCGGCAAAACAGATAAAATTTTAGGAGGTGCTGCAACCTATATCGGAATCACATCATCCGTTTTAGGAGTAAAATCCGGAATCGTTTCTGTAGTGGGAGGAGATTTCCCGCAGGAGCATCTTGATATGTTTACAGACAGGGACATCAATATTGAAGGAATTGAGATCGTAAAAGAAGGAAAGACCTTTTTCTGGTCCGGAAAATACCACAATGATTTAAATACAAGAGATACTTTAGCAACAGAAGTCAACGTCCTGGAAAACTTTGATCCTAAGATTCCTGAATCTATGCAGGATGCAGAAATTCTGCTCTTAGGAAATCTTCACCCCGGCGTGCAGCTTTCAGTACTTGAAAAAATGCACAACCGCCCGAAGCTTGTGATCCTGGATACAATGAATTTCTGGATGGACAGCGCCTGGGATATCCTGATGGATATGATTGCCAAAACCGATGTTATCACCATCAATGATGAAGAGGCAAGACAGCTTTCAGGAGAATATTCTCTGGTAAAAGCAGCCAAGAAAATCCACGGTATGGGCCCTGAATATGTAATTATCAAGAAAGGCGAGCACGGTGCCCTGCTTTTTCATGACGATAAAATATTTGCCATTCCTGCACTTCCGCTGGAAGAAGTGTTCGATCCTACCGGAGCCGGAGATACCTTTGCCGGGGGCTTTGCAGCCTATCTCGCCAAAAAAGGAAAAACTGATTTCGAAACCATGAAATCTGCATTGATCGTTGGTTCTGCTATGGCTTCTTTTACGGTAGAGAAATTCGGAACGGAGCGAATCCAGGAAGTAAACGAAAAGGATATGTTCGAAAGATTGAGACAGTTTAAAGAACTGACAACTTTTGACATAGAACTCCAGTAA
- a CDS encoding peptidylprolyl isomerase, protein MTNKLKITFLFGIFIMMMGANTMKAQLKQGDLIDGIAAVIGDEIVLESDVNEQMNYAKQQGASNIDKCEFLENLLNNKLLVYEARKDTLIENRSAAIKEQANAKYQQLLSQFPDEKAMLTAYKFRNGYEMKNAIEKIDIDQYYGQAKYQRITEKADVTPNEVTDFYNQYKAQLPEIKDEVSLSQIMMFPKLTEAHKQDLINRLNKIKKDIQGGETFESQARIYSEDPGSASNGGLMKNISKGQMVKPFEAAALNLQEGEISEPVETEFGYHIIQLVKKSGKIYEARHILLMATPTDDEVKTARVKLDSIRGLVQSGKITFKDAAFKFSDDKRTKFNAGVIAGADGSNKLERETVPGTISYELAGLNKGDITNAFDDEDERKRKVVKIVKVEDVIPAHQITLETDYDRIKQMALNKKRNEMVEKFVSSRLPTTFVSIDGRYDSCNLKGSWKKDSVKK, encoded by the coding sequence ATGACAAATAAACTTAAGATCACTTTTCTTTTTGGGATTTTCATCATGATGATGGGGGCCAATACCATGAAAGCCCAGCTGAAACAGGGAGATCTCATCGATGGTATTGCAGCGGTAATCGGTGATGAAATTGTTTTGGAATCTGATGTAAATGAGCAGATGAATTATGCAAAACAGCAGGGAGCTTCCAATATTGATAAGTGCGAGTTTCTGGAAAACCTTCTGAACAATAAGCTTCTGGTTTATGAAGCCAGAAAAGATACGTTGATTGAGAATCGTTCTGCAGCAATCAAGGAACAGGCTAATGCGAAATACCAGCAGCTTCTTTCCCAGTTTCCTGACGAAAAAGCAATGCTGACGGCCTATAAGTTCAGAAACGGTTATGAAATGAAAAATGCGATCGAGAAAATCGATATCGATCAATATTACGGGCAGGCCAAATACCAGAGAATTACCGAAAAGGCTGATGTTACGCCCAACGAGGTAACCGATTTCTATAATCAGTACAAGGCACAGCTGCCTGAGATCAAGGATGAGGTATCATTGTCACAGATCATGATGTTTCCCAAGCTTACGGAAGCCCACAAGCAGGACCTGATCAACAGGCTTAATAAAATCAAGAAAGATATTCAGGGAGGCGAAACTTTTGAAAGCCAGGCGAGGATTTATTCTGAAGATCCGGGGTCAGCTTCCAACGGCGGTCTGATGAAGAACATTTCAAAAGGGCAGATGGTAAAGCCTTTCGAGGCGGCGGCACTGAACCTTCAGGAGGGGGAAATATCAGAACCTGTAGAAACGGAATTCGGGTATCACATTATCCAGCTGGTAAAAAAGTCAGGAAAGATCTATGAAGCAAGGCATATTCTTCTGATGGCAACGCCTACGGATGATGAAGTGAAAACGGCAAGGGTAAAGCTTGACAGTATCAGAGGACTGGTTCAGAGCGGTAAAATCACTTTCAAAGATGCAGCTTTTAAATTCTCGGATGATAAAAGAACCAAATTCAACGCCGGGGTTATTGCGGGAGCTGACGGTTCTAACAAACTTGAAAGAGAGACGGTTCCCGGAACCATCAGCTACGAGCTGGCAGGTTTAAACAAAGGGGACATTACCAATGCTTTTGATGATGAAGATGAAAGAAAGAGAAAAGTGGTGAAGATTGTAAAAGTTGAAGATGTAATTCCTGCACATCAGATTACTCTTGAAACTGATTACGACCGGATCAAGCAGATGGCACTCAACAAAAAGAGAAACGAAATGGTTGAGAAGTTTGTCAGTTCAAGGCTCCCGACTACATTTGTTTCAATCGACGGCCGTTATGATTCATGTAATCTTAAAGGAAGCTGGAAGAAAGATTCAGTTAAAAAATAA
- a CDS encoding nitronate monooxygenase, with the protein MQQSQNRITRLFGIQYPVIQAGMIWHSGWKLASAVSNCGGLGLIGAGSMYPDILRENIRKCKEATKRPFGVNVPMLYPNLDEVIQIILEEGVNIVFTSAGNPKTYTETLQKEGLKVAHVVSSTKFAIKCEEAGVDAIVAEGFEAGGHNGRDETTTFCLIPNVKKHISKPLIAAGGIALGSQMKAAMVLGADGVQIGSRFAATVEASAHDNWKQKITELQEGDTHLTLKELAPVRMVKNKFFNELEDIYTAGKNKDSLIASLGRARAKRGMFEGDMEEGELEIGQVSALIDEVLPVETVFRNLLNEFNEAGNPGL; encoded by the coding sequence ATGCAGCAAAGTCAAAACAGGATTACCCGGCTGTTCGGTATCCAGTACCCGGTGATCCAGGCAGGGATGATCTGGCATTCCGGCTGGAAGCTGGCCTCAGCGGTTTCCAATTGCGGAGGCCTCGGCCTGATTGGCGCCGGCAGCATGTATCCTGATATCCTCAGGGAAAATATCCGGAAATGCAAAGAGGCCACAAAGAGGCCTTTCGGTGTTAATGTCCCGATGCTTTATCCCAATCTGGATGAAGTCATTCAGATCATTCTGGAAGAAGGCGTGAATATTGTCTTTACATCCGCTGGGAACCCGAAGACCTATACAGAAACTTTACAAAAAGAAGGATTAAAAGTAGCCCACGTCGTATCATCTACAAAATTTGCCATAAAATGCGAAGAAGCAGGCGTCGATGCCATAGTAGCCGAAGGATTCGAGGCAGGTGGCCACAACGGGAGGGATGAAACCACAACGTTCTGCCTGATCCCCAATGTGAAAAAGCACATCTCAAAACCCCTGATTGCGGCCGGCGGAATTGCCCTCGGTTCGCAGATGAAAGCGGCCATGGTTCTCGGAGCCGACGGCGTACAGATCGGGTCCCGTTTTGCAGCAACCGTTGAAGCCAGCGCGCACGATAACTGGAAACAGAAAATTACGGAACTTCAGGAAGGTGATACCCATCTGACTTTAAAAGAACTCGCACCTGTAAGAATGGTGAAAAACAAGTTCTTTAATGAACTGGAAGATATTTATACGGCCGGAAAGAATAAAGACTCCCTGATCGCCTCTCTGGGCCGGGCGAGGGCAAAGCGAGGCATGTTCGAGGGCGATATGGAAGAAGGCGAGCTGGAGATCGGGCAGGTGTCCGCTTTAATTGATGAAGTGCTTCCTGTGGAAACAGTGTTCCGGAATTTACTGAACGAATTTAACGAAGCAGGCAATCCCGGACTGTAG
- a CDS encoding alpha/beta hydrolase yields MEGKIIDIKGKKLYTAYSNLFENRPVLVFLHDSLGCTQLWRNFPEQLAAAVQFNVLVYDRLGYGKSYPMLTHERENNYMELEADVLNDLLGILGIEETILFGHSDGGTIALITAAKYPGKVKAVICEAGHIFVEDVTVKGVKDALQAYQTTNLAERLAKYHGDKVEMMVKAWTETWLSDHFRKWNIEYLLKNIKAPLLFIQGEQDEYGTLDQMEKTVSQVSGGTERFIIPEAGHTPHKEKPDVVLQKCADFINKAIYKMS; encoded by the coding sequence ATGGAAGGGAAGATCATTGATATAAAAGGCAAAAAATTATATACAGCGTACAGCAATTTATTTGAAAACAGGCCGGTCCTGGTCTTTCTGCATGATTCCTTAGGCTGCACGCAGCTTTGGCGTAATTTTCCTGAACAACTGGCAGCAGCAGTGCAATTCAATGTCTTAGTCTATGACCGTCTGGGATACGGCAAATCTTATCCGATGCTTACCCATGAAAGGGAAAACAATTACATGGAACTGGAAGCGGATGTACTGAATGACCTTCTGGGTATCCTGGGCATAGAGGAAACCATTCTGTTCGGTCACAGCGACGGTGGTACCATTGCGCTCATCACCGCGGCCAAATACCCCGGAAAAGTAAAAGCCGTAATCTGTGAAGCCGGACACATTTTTGTGGAAGATGTAACCGTAAAAGGAGTGAAAGATGCATTGCAGGCATATCAGACCACCAATCTTGCTGAACGCTTGGCAAAATACCACGGCGACAAAGTGGAAATGATGGTAAAAGCCTGGACGGAAACCTGGCTAAGCGATCACTTTAGAAAATGGAATATTGAATATCTTTTAAAAAACATAAAGGCACCACTGTTATTTATACAGGGCGAACAGGATGAATACGGAACCTTGGATCAGATGGAAAAAACAGTTTCCCAGGTAAGCGGAGGCACGGAAAGATTCATCATCCCGGAAGCCGGGCATACACCGCATAAGGAAAAGCCGGATGTGGTTTTGCAGAAATGTGCTGATTTTATAAATAAGGCAATATATAAAATGAGTTAG
- a CDS encoding rhodanese-like domain-containing protein: MSLSEVLKSGNYELIDVREPMELEMDGHIDGAKNIPLGEVEDRQDEILSLEKPVVIFCRSGNRSGKALEYLNSQGLKDGYNGGGWAELKQTIEANQGTF, translated from the coding sequence ATGTCTTTATCAGAAGTTTTAAAATCAGGAAATTATGAATTAATCGACGTTCGTGAACCCATGGAATTGGAGATGGACGGCCATATAGACGGTGCCAAAAATATCCCGTTGGGTGAAGTGGAAGACCGGCAGGATGAAATCTTATCTCTTGAAAAACCGGTTGTGATTTTCTGCAGAAGCGGGAACAGAAGCGGGAAAGCACTGGAATATTTAAATTCACAAGGCTTAAAAGACGGTTACAACGGCGGCGGCTGGGCTGAACTGAAACAAACCATTGAAGCAAATCAGGGAACTTTTTAA